In Columba livia isolate bColLiv1 breed racing homer chromosome 8, bColLiv1.pat.W.v2, whole genome shotgun sequence, a single genomic region encodes these proteins:
- the PGM1 gene encoding phosphoglucomutase-1 isoform X1, whose protein sequence is MEDAPLPLLTMPTAPYSDQKPGTSGLRKKTFYFESKTNYLQNFIQSIFFSIDLRDRQGSSMVVGGDGRYFNKSAVELIVQMAAANGIGRLVIGQNGILSTPAVSCIIRKIKAIGGIILTASHNPGGPNGDFGIKFNIANGGPAPEGITDKIFQISKKIEEYAICPDLQVDLSTIGKQQFDLENKFKPFTVEIVDSVEAYANMLRNIFDFNALKELLSGKNHLKIRIDAMHGVVGPYVKKILCEELGAPANSAVNCTPLEDFGGHHPDPNLTYAADLVQTMKTGEYDFGAAFDGDGDRNMILGKHGFFVNPSDSVAVIAANIFSIPYFQQTGVRGFARSMPTSGALDRVAHATKIALYETPTGWKFFGNLMDANKLSLCGEESFGTGSDHIREKDGLWAVLAWLSILATRKQSVEDIMKDHWQKYGRNFFTRYDYEEVDADAANKMMKDLETVMFDRSFVGKQLSCGDKVYTVEKADNFEYNDPVDGSVSRNQGLRLIFSDGSRIIFRLSGTGSAGATVRLYIDSYEKDAQKIHQDPQVMLAPLISIALKLSQLHERTGRTGPTVIT, encoded by the exons ATGGAAGACGCTCCGCTGCCTCTGTTGACCATGCCAACAGCTCCTTACAGCGACCAGAAACCAGGAACCAGTGGATTACGGAAGAAGACCTTTTATTTTGAATCCAAGACGAACTATTTGCAGAATTTTATCCagagtatatttttttccatagacTTAAGAGATCGACAAGGATCTTCTATGGTAGTTGGAGGTGATGGGAGATACTTTAATAAGTCTGCAGTGGAACTGATAGTCCAAATGGCTGCTGCCAATGGG ATCGGTCGTTTGGTTATCGGGCAGAATGGCATTCTCTCCACCCCAGCAGTGTCCTGCATCAtcagaaaaatcaaagccaTCGGTGGCATCATTCTGACAGCCAGCCACAACCCTGGTGGGCCCAATGGAGATTTTGGCATTAAATTCAACATTGCCAATGGAG GTCCTGCCCCTGAAGGTATCACAGATAAAATTTTCCAAATTAGCAAGAAAATTGAGGAGTATGCGATCTGCCCAGATCTCCAGGTGGACCTGAGCACCATTGGGAAACAGCAGTTTGACTTGGAGAACAAATTTAAACCGTTTACAG tggaAATTGTGGACTCGGTAGAAGCTTATGCAAATATGTTGAGGAACATCTTTGATTTCAATGCGTTAAAGGAGCTGCTATCAGGGAAGAACCATCTGAAGATTCGCATCGATGCCATGCACGGAG TTGTGGGCCCATATGTAAAAAAGATCCTGTGTGAGGAACTCGGAGCCCCTGCAAATTCAGCTGTGAACTGCACCCCCCTAGAGGACTTTGGTGGCCACCATCCCGACCCCAACTTGACCTACGCTGCTGACCTGGTCCAGACCATGAAGACGGGAGAGTACGACTTTGGAGCTGCCTTTGATGGAGATGGG GATCGCAACATGATTCTTGGGAAACACGGCTTCTTTGTGAACCCCTCCGACTCCGTCGCCGTCATTGCTGCCAATATTTTCAGTATCCCTTATTTCCAGCAGACGGGAGTGCGGGGCTTTGCGCGGAGCATGCCCACCAGCGGGGCTCTTGACAG GGTGGCTCACGCTACAAAGATTGCTTTGTATGAAACTCCAACTGGCTGGAAGTTCTTTGGAAACCTGATGGATGCAAACAAACTGTCTCTGTGTGGAGAGGAAAGTTTTGGTACTG GCTCCGACCACATCCGCGAGAAGGATGGGCTGTGGGCTGTCCTGGCGTGGCTGTCCATCCTCGCCACCCGCAAGCAGAGCGTGGAGGACATCATGAAGGATCACTGGCAGAAATACGGCAGGAACTTCTTCACCag GTACGACTATGAAGAGGTGGATGCGGATGCGGCTAACAAAATGATGAAGGATTTGGAGACTGTGATGTTTGACCGCTCCTTTGTTGGGAAGCAGTTATCGTGTGGTGACAAAGTCTACACGGTTGAGAAAGCTGATAATTTTGAGTACAACGATCCTGTGGATGGAAGCGTCTCCAGAAACCAG GGCTTGCGGCTCATCTTCTCTGATGGCTCCCGCATCATCTTCAGACTGAGCGGTACTGGCAGTGCTGGAGCAACTGTGCGCTTGTACATCGACAGCTACGAGAAGGATGCTCAGAAGATACATCAAGACCCACAG GTCATGCTGGCACCTCTCATTTCTATTGCACTGAAACTCTCACAGCTTCACGAAAGAACCGGCCGCACCGGCCCAACCGTCATCACATAA